A window of Daphnia magna isolate NIES unplaced genomic scaffold, ASM2063170v1.1 Dm_contigs372, whole genome shotgun sequence contains these coding sequences:
- the LOC123468526 gene encoding uncharacterized protein LOC123468526 produces the protein MQHQINTKILSRQVMVCKACGVKPKALHVDGNFKLYRWRLSHIKDRSRSLFNSDIIHSDEDVKSHVELIDSVKPRGKGKDTCGDSAYTASRLESNRKKNMDQTGVLMGSCRHGVILGAANMGRGETYRHVHFLHSKISCEFFCQDVVCKYFCFAEEIGKTKGLERFAQVTQNCTGFLSRWHGKTHSWPCQLLWGGSWKLHAAATTGEEQEQVFSTMSRYSNTTRYMSDASRRDHLSAAIGYWNRRKEENMGKTLVKRLLKARKKVACLEKEFDSLMRERGLVEEDLPKILEHLRTKAINSHDKIASTNWPLAYEKEDLEGLYLQIHRLQYRIETVAVSSKERTKLRKGITKAKKRAEGHILFVNQMIENCQTKLQPKVAEAEIRTWRKVEPTDFTEGILPWQTEGSVSGRGNFHLIDLWMLLRRFKEEVTETPIEMFRYLDSLSHLKKSLELSLSCSELPLNRGKRFLVCNEIKKLKLT, from the exons ATGCAACATCAAATTAACACGAAAATTTTGTCCCGGCAAGTTATGGTTTGTAAAGCATGCGGTGTGAAACCCAAAGCTTTGCACGTTGATGGAAATTTTAAGCTTTATCGATGGCGTTTATCTCACATCAA AGATAGATCTCGCTCTCTTTTTAATAGTGATATTATTCACTCTGATGAAGATGTGAAGAGCCATGTAGAATTGATTGACTCTGTTAAGCCCAGG GGAAAAGGCAAAGATACTTGTGGAGATTCCGCATATACCGCTAGCCGTCTAGAATCCAATCGGAAGAAAAACATGGACCAAACGGGAGTTCTAATGGGTTCTTGCCGTCACGGAGTTATTCTAGGAGCGGCGAATATGGGTCGTGGGGAGACATATCGTCATGTCCATTTTCTTCATAGCAAAATTTCTTGCGAATTCTTTTGTCAAGATGTCGTGTGCAAATATTTCTGCTTTGCTGAAGAAATTGGCAAAACAAAGGGACTCGAAAGATTTGCACAAGTAACGCAGAATTGTACTGGCTTCCTGTCCCGATGGCACGGAAAAACTCACTCATGGCCATGCCAATTGTTATGGGGTGGAAGTTGGAAACTCCATGCAGCTGCTACCACGGGGGAGGAACAAGAACAAGTCTTTTCAACAATGTCGCGATATTCCAACACAACCCGTTATATGAGTGATGCTTCCCGAAGGGATCATCTAAGCGCTGCAATCGGATATTGGAATAggcgaaaagaagaaaatatgggGAAAACTCTTGTCAAGCGTTTGCTAAAAGCTCGGAAGAAGGTCGCCTGTctagaaaaagaatttgattcCTTGATGAGAGAAAGAGGGCTAGTGGAAGAAGATCTGCCAAAGATACTGGAACACCTTCGCACTAAGGCAATAAATTCTCATGATAAAATTGCTTCGACAAACTGGCCTCTCGCATATGAAAAAGAAGACTTAGAGGGACTTTATCTTCAAATACATAGGTTGCAATATAGGATAGAAACAGTAGCCG TTTCATCTAAAGAGAgaacaaaattaagaaaagGAATTACCAAAGCTAAAAAAAGGGCCGAAGGGCATATCTTGTTTGTTAATCAAATGATTGAAAATTGCCAAACAAAATTGCAGCCTAAAGTTGCTGAAGCTGAAATTAGAACCTGGCGGAAAGTCGAACCAACTGACTTCACTGAAGGAATTTTACCATGGCAAACAGAAGGATCGG TTTCTGGTCGAGGCAATTTTCACCTGATCGACCTGTGGATGCTCCTAAGAAGATTTAAAGAAGAAGTAACTGAAACTCCCATCGAAATGTTTCGATACTTGGATTCGTTATCACATCTCAAAAAGTCACTGGAACTAAGTTTGTCATGTTCTGAATTACCTTTAAATCGAGGGAAACGTTTTCTTGTAtgtaatgaaataaaaaaattgaaactaaCCTAG